The following are encoded in a window of Gossypium raimondii isolate GPD5lz chromosome 13, ASM2569854v1, whole genome shotgun sequence genomic DNA:
- the LOC105783040 gene encoding protein GRAVITROPIC IN THE LIGHT 1 isoform X3, with protein sequence MEAVKPSAVTPSKSKWIRSLSKVLHLHTATAGIVPDDGVQKVKSKDTEEWNDSKTAKRLSKKFDSLHDEELERKVALEALIAKIFATVSAIKAGYAQLQHAQSPYDAEGIQAADQLIVTDLKKLSELKQCFLKKQYDPSPEHTMILADIQEQKSLSKTFEIMGKKLESRLKLKESEIIFLREKLDESNKHNRLLEKRLNQSGQLFVLDNLQLSSLTPSNFSTVLGQTVKSIRSFVRLMLDEMKSADWDINAAASSIEQGVVYWKADDKCFAFESFICREMFKAFHHPYFSLYGNSVSEGKRRPQVFFDRFMEMKSVKVREYLAVKPKSTFAKFCRTKYLQVVHPRMESSFFGNLSNRDMVNSYQFPDTMFFALFTEMAKRVWLLHCLAFAFEPEASIFQISKGCRFSEVYMESVAEEAFLSSESEPRVAFMVVPGFRIHKTVIQAQVYLSQLKTR encoded by the coding sequence ATGGAAGCGGTTAAGCCATCGGCTGTTACTCCGTCAAAGAGTAAATGGATTCGATCTTTATCAAAAGTTCTTCACCTGCACACGGCTACTGCTGGGATTGTGCCTGATGATGGGGTTCAGAAGGTTAAGTCTAAAGACACCGAAGAATGGAATGACAGTAAGACCGCCAAGAGATTATCTAAGAAATTCGACAGTTTACACGACGAAGAGCTCGAAAGAAAGGTGGCTTTGGAAGCTCTTATTGCGAAAATATTTGCTACCGTTTCGGCTATTAAAGCAGGATATGCTCAGCTGCAGCATGCTCAGTCACCGTACGACGCTGAGGGGATTCAAGCTGCTGATCAATTGATTGTAACGGACTTGAAGAAGTTATCTGAATTGAAGCAGTGTTTTTTGAAGAAGCAGTATGATCCTTCTCCAGAACATACAATGATTTTAGCTGATATTCAAGAACAGAAAAGTCTTTCCAAGACCTTTGAGATTATGGGGAAGAAATTGGAATCTCGGCTGAAACTCAAAGAGTCTGAGATCATTTTTCTTCGAGAGAAGTTGGACGAATCCAATAAACATAACCGGTTGTTGGAGAAGAGATTGAATCAAAGTGGTCAGTTATTTGTACTCGACAACCTTCAGCTATCAAGCTTAACTCCTAGCAATTTTAGTACCGTTCTTGGACAGACTGTTAAGTCCATTAGAAGTTTCGTCAGGCTGATGCTCGATGAAATGAAGTCCGCTGACTGGGATATCAATGCGGCCGCTAGTTCGATAGAACAAGGCGTGGTCTACTGGAAAGCAGACGACAAATGTTTTGCATTCGAGTCCTTCATTTGCAGGGAAATGTTCAAGGCCTTCCACCATCCTTATTTCTCTCTTTACGGAAACTCTGTATCTGAAGGGAAGAGACGTCCACAAGTCTTCTTCGATAGATTTATGGAAATGAAATCCGTGAAAGTCAGGGAATATCTAGCCGTGAAACCCAAGTCAACATTTGCAAAATTTTGTCGAACCAAGTACTTGCAAGTTGTTCATCCTAGGATGGAATCATCCTTTTTTGGCAATTTGAGCAATAGGGACATGGTGAACTCCTATCAATTCCCAGACACTATGTTTTTCGCCTTATTCACGGAAATGGCGAAGCGGGTGTGGCTTCTGCATTGCTTGGCCTTTGCTTTCGAGCCAGAGGCATCGATCTTCCAAATAAGCAAAGGGTGTAGATTTTCTGAAGTATACATGGAAAGTGTAGCTGAGGAAGCATTCCTTTCGTCGGAATCAGAACCACGGGTGGCTTTCATGGTTGTTCCGGGATTCAGGATCCATAAAACTGTAATACAGGCCCAGGTCTATCTGTCTCAGTTGAAGACAAGGTAG
- the LOC105783040 gene encoding protein GRAVITROPIC IN THE LIGHT 1 isoform X2, which translates to MLYIQMKFSILQRMEAVKPSAVTPSKSKWIRSLSKVLHLHTATAGIVPDDGVQKVKSKDTEEWNDSKTAKRLSKKFDSLHDEELERKVALEALIAKIFATVSAIKAGYAQLQHAQSPYDAEGIQAADQLIVTDLKKLSELKQCFLKKQYDPSPEHTMILADIQEQKSLSKTFEIMGKKLESRLKLKESEIIFLREKLDESNKHNRLLEKRLNQSGQLFVLDNLQLSSLTPSNFSTVLGQTVKSIRSFVRLMLDEMKSADWDINAAASSIEQGVVYWKADDKCFAFESFICREMFKAFHHPYFSLYGNSVSEGKRRPQVFFDRFMEMKSVKVREYLAVKPKSTFAKFCRTKYLQVVHPRMESSFFGNLSNRDMVNSYQFPDTMFFALFTEMAKRVWLLHCLAFAFEPEASIFQISKGCRFSEVYMESVAEEAFLSSESEPRVAFMVVPGFRIHKTVIQAQVYLSQLKTR; encoded by the exons ATGTTGTATATACAAATGAAGTTCTCAATTCTTCAAAGG ATGGAAGCGGTTAAGCCATCGGCTGTTACTCCGTCAAAGAGTAAATGGATTCGATCTTTATCAAAAGTTCTTCACCTGCACACGGCTACTGCTGGGATTGTGCCTGATGATGGGGTTCAGAAGGTTAAGTCTAAAGACACCGAAGAATGGAATGACAGTAAGACCGCCAAGAGATTATCTAAGAAATTCGACAGTTTACACGACGAAGAGCTCGAAAGAAAGGTGGCTTTGGAAGCTCTTATTGCGAAAATATTTGCTACCGTTTCGGCTATTAAAGCAGGATATGCTCAGCTGCAGCATGCTCAGTCACCGTACGACGCTGAGGGGATTCAAGCTGCTGATCAATTGATTGTAACGGACTTGAAGAAGTTATCTGAATTGAAGCAGTGTTTTTTGAAGAAGCAGTATGATCCTTCTCCAGAACATACAATGATTTTAGCTGATATTCAAGAACAGAAAAGTCTTTCCAAGACCTTTGAGATTATGGGGAAGAAATTGGAATCTCGGCTGAAACTCAAAGAGTCTGAGATCATTTTTCTTCGAGAGAAGTTGGACGAATCCAATAAACATAACCGGTTGTTGGAGAAGAGATTGAATCAAAGTGGTCAGTTATTTGTACTCGACAACCTTCAGCTATCAAGCTTAACTCCTAGCAATTTTAGTACCGTTCTTGGACAGACTGTTAAGTCCATTAGAAGTTTCGTCAGGCTGATGCTCGATGAAATGAAGTCCGCTGACTGGGATATCAATGCGGCCGCTAGTTCGATAGAACAAGGCGTGGTCTACTGGAAAGCAGACGACAAATGTTTTGCATTCGAGTCCTTCATTTGCAGGGAAATGTTCAAGGCCTTCCACCATCCTTATTTCTCTCTTTACGGAAACTCTGTATCTGAAGGGAAGAGACGTCCACAAGTCTTCTTCGATAGATTTATGGAAATGAAATCCGTGAAAGTCAGGGAATATCTAGCCGTGAAACCCAAGTCAACATTTGCAAAATTTTGTCGAACCAAGTACTTGCAAGTTGTTCATCCTAGGATGGAATCATCCTTTTTTGGCAATTTGAGCAATAGGGACATGGTGAACTCCTATCAATTCCCAGACACTATGTTTTTCGCCTTATTCACGGAAATGGCGAAGCGGGTGTGGCTTCTGCATTGCTTGGCCTTTGCTTTCGAGCCAGAGGCATCGATCTTCCAAATAAGCAAAGGGTGTAGATTTTCTGAAGTATACATGGAAAGTGTAGCTGAGGAAGCATTCCTTTCGTCGGAATCAGAACCACGGGTGGCTTTCATGGTTGTTCCGGGATTCAGGATCCATAAAACTGTAATACAGGCCCAGGTCTATCTGTCTCAGTTGAAGACAAGGTAG
- the LOC105783040 gene encoding protein GRAVITROPIC IN THE LIGHT 1 isoform X1 — protein sequence MDHNGGLFSSFNFAHMELEYYACCLPPVFYKNTAHLHLDLCSYRNFCMMEAVKPSAVTPSKSKWIRSLSKVLHLHTATAGIVPDDGVQKVKSKDTEEWNDSKTAKRLSKKFDSLHDEELERKVALEALIAKIFATVSAIKAGYAQLQHAQSPYDAEGIQAADQLIVTDLKKLSELKQCFLKKQYDPSPEHTMILADIQEQKSLSKTFEIMGKKLESRLKLKESEIIFLREKLDESNKHNRLLEKRLNQSGQLFVLDNLQLSSLTPSNFSTVLGQTVKSIRSFVRLMLDEMKSADWDINAAASSIEQGVVYWKADDKCFAFESFICREMFKAFHHPYFSLYGNSVSEGKRRPQVFFDRFMEMKSVKVREYLAVKPKSTFAKFCRTKYLQVVHPRMESSFFGNLSNRDMVNSYQFPDTMFFALFTEMAKRVWLLHCLAFAFEPEASIFQISKGCRFSEVYMESVAEEAFLSSESEPRVAFMVVPGFRIHKTVIQAQVYLSQLKTR from the exons ATGGACCACAATGGGGGGCTATTTTCAAGTTTCAACTTTGCTCATATGGAATTAGAATATTATGCATGTTGTTTACCTCCTGTATTCTATAAAAATACAGCACATCTCCATTTAGATTTGTGCTCATATAGGAACTTTTGTATG ATGGAAGCGGTTAAGCCATCGGCTGTTACTCCGTCAAAGAGTAAATGGATTCGATCTTTATCAAAAGTTCTTCACCTGCACACGGCTACTGCTGGGATTGTGCCTGATGATGGGGTTCAGAAGGTTAAGTCTAAAGACACCGAAGAATGGAATGACAGTAAGACCGCCAAGAGATTATCTAAGAAATTCGACAGTTTACACGACGAAGAGCTCGAAAGAAAGGTGGCTTTGGAAGCTCTTATTGCGAAAATATTTGCTACCGTTTCGGCTATTAAAGCAGGATATGCTCAGCTGCAGCATGCTCAGTCACCGTACGACGCTGAGGGGATTCAAGCTGCTGATCAATTGATTGTAACGGACTTGAAGAAGTTATCTGAATTGAAGCAGTGTTTTTTGAAGAAGCAGTATGATCCTTCTCCAGAACATACAATGATTTTAGCTGATATTCAAGAACAGAAAAGTCTTTCCAAGACCTTTGAGATTATGGGGAAGAAATTGGAATCTCGGCTGAAACTCAAAGAGTCTGAGATCATTTTTCTTCGAGAGAAGTTGGACGAATCCAATAAACATAACCGGTTGTTGGAGAAGAGATTGAATCAAAGTGGTCAGTTATTTGTACTCGACAACCTTCAGCTATCAAGCTTAACTCCTAGCAATTTTAGTACCGTTCTTGGACAGACTGTTAAGTCCATTAGAAGTTTCGTCAGGCTGATGCTCGATGAAATGAAGTCCGCTGACTGGGATATCAATGCGGCCGCTAGTTCGATAGAACAAGGCGTGGTCTACTGGAAAGCAGACGACAAATGTTTTGCATTCGAGTCCTTCATTTGCAGGGAAATGTTCAAGGCCTTCCACCATCCTTATTTCTCTCTTTACGGAAACTCTGTATCTGAAGGGAAGAGACGTCCACAAGTCTTCTTCGATAGATTTATGGAAATGAAATCCGTGAAAGTCAGGGAATATCTAGCCGTGAAACCCAAGTCAACATTTGCAAAATTTTGTCGAACCAAGTACTTGCAAGTTGTTCATCCTAGGATGGAATCATCCTTTTTTGGCAATTTGAGCAATAGGGACATGGTGAACTCCTATCAATTCCCAGACACTATGTTTTTCGCCTTATTCACGGAAATGGCGAAGCGGGTGTGGCTTCTGCATTGCTTGGCCTTTGCTTTCGAGCCAGAGGCATCGATCTTCCAAATAAGCAAAGGGTGTAGATTTTCTGAAGTATACATGGAAAGTGTAGCTGAGGAAGCATTCCTTTCGTCGGAATCAGAACCACGGGTGGCTTTCATGGTTGTTCCGGGATTCAGGATCCATAAAACTGTAATACAGGCCCAGGTCTATCTGTCTCAGTTGAAGACAAGGTAG